The sequence GTCCCACCGCTGGACCCCGGGAGTGAGTCTAACCAGAGAAAACCAGCGCGGGGTTGGAACAAGTGGAGGAGGGGTCGCGGCTGAGAGAACGGCCCAGGTCGCGCCGGCGTCGGTGCTAACGGGCGCCTGAGGGCCGCGGGGCCAGCGCCCCGCCCGTCGCCCCAACCCCGCTCGCGACGCGCAGGGCCGCGGCCCCCGAAGCCGGCCGCGGCCCCCTCCGCACCTGCCTTCGCCCGCACGGCGAGCGGGGGCTCCGGGCCCGGGGCTCAGGCGCGCGCCCCCACGAGCCTCTCGCTCGCTCTCTTCAAGGCCCCGCAGTGGCCGCCGCCTGTGGCCTCGCTCGTCTGTTCCGCCGTCACACGCGCGTCTCTCCTCTACCCAGCGAAGCGGCCGAGCGGGGCCCCGGGACACCGCAGGCCGGGCGCCACCGGCGACGCAACCGGAGGACGAGCGTGCGGGTGCCAAGCACCGCGGCCGCCGCCTCCTCACCCCGCCCCGGCCAGCGGCGCGGGGGCGCCCGCCCTGGGCTTCCGGCCCGGCCCCGGAAGCGGGCCGCTCTAGGAGCTCGGAGGACTGCGCCTCGGGGGCGCCCGCCGGCTCCCGGGGCTGATCGCGCGCGGCCCGCCGGCGCCCGGAAGTTGGAGGGCGGGGCCGCCGCGGGGGCGGGGCATCGTTGCAGGCGGCCCGCTTCCGAGGCAGCGCCTTCTCTCTTGTAGCTTTTTATTTAAGTCCCTGAAATCACAGCCAGTTGCGCCGGCCGCGGAGAGACGCCCCGGGGAGCCTTCACCCCCTTCACCCACACTTGAGGTAGCTCCTCCACCAGCGTGACTTTCAAACTTCTGAGACTCCCAGTAAAAAAGGCTTTACGGTGTGACCCATCCCTCGCGCAGATCTGTTGATGCAGAAATGCTCACACGTcgtaattttgaaaaattttgacaAAACGTTTTACTCATGATATTCAATGAAATCtcaaatgtttttccttaaatGCTTTCTcatgggcagtcccggtggcgcagcggtttagcgccgcctgcagtccagggcgtgatcctggagaccctggatcgagtcccatgtcaggctccttgcgtggagcctgcttctccctctgcctgtgtctctgcgccccgcccctctctctctgtctctcattaataaataaaatctttaaaaaaaaaatcttaaaaaaaagaactttttcaaaaaatttatgtTTATGCGGCAGTCTATTAAGTATACAATAGCATGTCTAAAAAAGCAACAtacatactttaattttaaaatattttattgctaaaagatgctaaccatcatctgaggtTTCAGCAAGTTCTAttactgatcacagatcaccatgacaaataataatgaaaaagttttaagtattttaagaatGACCAAAATGTAGGGGCACCAGGTGGCTTTGTGGCTTGGGTGTCTGcattcagcttgggtcatgatctcagggtcccagaatcCAGCCCCGTGTCGAGCTCTCTACTCAGTCGGGAgtttacttctccttctgcctctgctcctgctgctgagtgctctctctctcaaataaataaattaaaaaagttttttgagactttatttatttgagcgtaagagagagcaaagcagagggacgggcagagggaggagaagcagactcccctgctgagcagggaccccacttgggactcgatctcaggacctcaggtcatgttctgagccgaaggcagatgcttaacaggctGTGCCATCCAAGctccccaaatttttaaaaatcttaagaaaaatgaattatcaaaatgtgacagatgcaagtgagcaaatgctattggaaataGGTCAGCAATAGACTTGTTCACTAGGGTCGCCAAGAgcttataatatataaaacatgctgggcagccctggtggctcagcggtttagggctgcctttggcccagggtgtgatcctggagatcccaggatcaagtcccatgtcaggctccctgcatggagcctgcttctccctctgcctgtgttgtgtctctgcctctgtgtgtgtgtgtgtgtgtgtctctcatgaataaataagtaaaatctttaaatatatatatatatataatacagtatctGCAAAGTGGAATAAAACAAGATATGCCTGTTTACATATACATGTAACTTTTCAGCACATATACTCAGCTACTaaaaacactcatgaaagaagtggggtttttttcacttaaaatttttttaggtttGTCTCAACATGTATActttccttgatttttgttttgttttggatatttatatataagaattaCCCTTTATCCCAATTTTACCCCAGGTATTATCTGGGCTCCCCTTTTCTGCTTAGAGATACAGATTTGGACAGCACCCCTCCCACAGCTTCTGGATATTCTAGGAATTTTTTACCGCTTTTaatagacacttaaaaaaaacaaaacacaaaaaacaaaaaaaacagggcaaaaaaaaaaaaaaaaaaaacagggcagccaggtggctcagtggtttagcgccaccttcagcccagggcatgatcctggggtcccgggatctagtcccacatcagctccctgcatgagcctgcttgtctctgcttctgtctccctctctctgtgtctctcatgaataaataaaatcttaaaaaaaaaaaacatcattttctaaaaggattatttattttttcatgagagacacaaagagagaagggcagagggagaagcaggctccatgcagggagcctgacgtgggactcaatcccaggactccaggatcacatcctgggctgaatgcggcgctaaactgctgggccactggggctgcccacaccATCATTTTAAAACGTAGAATACCTAGAAAGGAATTACAAATCCCTTCAGGATCCTCTGTGATGAACTTTCACACCCTAAATAGTGTAGCACCCATGTCAACAAGCTGATTTTGCCCGGGGCCCTCAAAGCCTTGCGGGGCCCTCAGACCACCTTTCCTGTTGGTGCCCAACGGTAGCCGCTCTGACTGCCTCAGCCCTTGTGACTTCTGCAGACGCACTTTGTGTCCTCGGTGTATTTACTGACAGAACTCACAATAACCTGATGAAAGATGGAGGTATTGTTCCCatataaaagatgagaaaagaatcGTGTTCTGTTAAGGGCAACTGATGCTGGGGGTGGGAAGTCAAGTGGAAGAAGACAAAAGAGGGTCACGGGTACACATGTTTATACTATATTATtcctgggatccccgggtggctcagcggtttagcgcctgcctttggcccgggttgtgatcctggagtcctgggattgagtcccacatcgggctccctgcagggagcctgcttctctctctgcctctttctgtgtgtctctcatgaataaataaataaaatcttaaaaacaaaaaaaattattcttgtgTGTACGTAAcaagaaacatagaaaaaaaaaaaagctagaaaaaaaaagctctatgCCTAacgtgggcttgaactcatgaccctgagattgagttgcatgttctactgagcTAGCCAACCCCTCccttaaagaaacatttaaaaaacagattaagggatccctgggtggcgcagcggttgggcacctgccttttggcccagggcgcgatcctgcagacccgggattgggatcgaatcccacgtcgggctcccggtgcatggagcctgcactccctctgcctgtgtctctgcctctctctctctctctgtgactatcacaaaaaataaataaatgaatatttaaaaaaaaaataaaataaaaataaaaataaaaaaataaaaaacagattaaaaaaaagattttatttttgaaggtggcactaaacctctgagccactctaaaaaacagctttaaaggaaatattttttttttttttttgagaaagcatGGGGGGGACATTGCAGAGggagtgaatctttttttttttttaattttatttatttgatagagcacaagtaggcagagaggcagagggagaggccgacaccctgctgagcagagagcccaatgtgggacttgatcatgggactctgggatcattgcctgagctgaaggcagacgcttagcccactgagccactcaggcacctttttttttttttttttttaaagatttgtttagagaaagagagcatgagtgggaggggcagaaggacaagagagaatctcaaggtgACTCggtgctgaatgcagagcctgacatgggactcaatctcatgaccccaagatacaacctgagccgaaatcaagagtcaaatgcttaactgacggagccatccaggtgccctggaaataaTTTCTAAGAATAAAGTTTGAATTGCTGGGCAGACATAATCTTGGATGCTAAGAGAAGGGTGCCCCACTCATCAGCAGAAGCAAAAGGTACTTTGTGGGGAGGGCCTCATCTGGTGGCAGAGGCAGATGGGTCCCTCTTGAAGGCCTTAGAACCCTATGTCCTGTGTGGCTGTCCCTAGAGGCCCCCATCTCCAGGGGACCCAGATTTATGGCAtccctgctgtgtgccagacttGATGGCCCCTCACATGGAAGTTGACCTTCAGGCTAGTGAGATGGAGCCAAATCGGGGGTCTCTGGGCTTTGAAGGTTGGGGGGACACCAGCCAGGACCCCCATCTCTGCAAGGAGAGATACACGGAGCATGAGGCGGGAGCACAATCCACATCAGGCAGGTGTCTGCACCTCTGAGAGCCCCAGCATTGGTGGCCCTCCCTTAAGTCCATGCCTGCCATCTCCAGGTAGGCCTTCAGGAAAGGCCCGAGCAAGCAAGCCTCCCGGAGCAGCGCTTCTTGAAGCTTCCCTGGTCCCAGCTGTGAGACATTCCTTGGAACTCTTGGGTGGCTCTGCTGACCATTTCACCTCAGACTGTGGCACCGACTGATGTAGGAAACATAGAGCTCAAagctgacagccaagaaagaatttttgagacatctttggtgcaaaaaaggggttttattaaagcagggggACAGGACCCGAGGGCAGGAAGGGCTGCACTGGGATCACAAGGAGTGGCCTATTACAGACTTTCAAATTGGGAAGGGGTTAGGGAGAGCCTAAGTCTCTAagaaatttggaagcaaggtttccaggatcctgagggggCTGGCTATTGTCAGGAGAAGCTCTTTTATTACTGTTTCATTAAACTTGAGTCATGACACCTTTCAGATGTCTATCTGCGGGCCATGTGCCTGGGGATGAtcgccaacatgtatcttggggggtagagataaaagaatttCTATATGTTCAAGTAGactcacagggtcctgggggccGAGCTAGAATTGCCTGTTGCCCTCAGCACAGTGCTAACACCGAGGCGGCTGAGCTCCTCGGAGAAATCACTCTGTTTTAAGGATTTGTCAATAGTAATTCAATaacttttcttctgcctttgactccTACATCACTGACCAATGGCAAGGCTCTGAACACAAGTCCTGCAGTGGACCTGGTTAGCCACCTTCTGGCTGCATCCGGCTCTAGGAGAGGGAGAGTAGGGGGTCCTGCCCCACCATACCCCATCCCAGAGACCCGAGGGACCTTCTCGGGGACCTCACAGCCTGACTGTCCAGGTACTGTCTGCACCCCCAcgccctcttcctctgcctttctggtCCTCTGAGCCTAGCTCAGGCTGACCTCAAAACCCttcattttggggcagccctggtggctcagcggtttggtgccgccttcggtccagggcctgatcctgaagacctgggatcgagtcccatgtcaggctccctgcatggagcctgcttctccctctctctgtgtctctgcctctctctcactctgtgtctctcatgaataaataaataaaatcttgaaaaaaaaaaaaaaaacctttattttgcCCGGGGGAGGCTCAGGTGCCCCTTACCCCCTTGGCCCTGCCGGCTGTGCTGCCTCCTGACCCCCCATCTCTGCAAACCTATCTGTTGCCTCTCTTGGGGCCTCACCagtcccctctgctcctctgtagCTTCAACATGAAGCCACACGGCCCCCCCTTCTTACCGTCCCACGATGTCATTCTCGCCACCACCCCTCCAAGGCCTACCTGACCAGGCTGGTGCTAGCAAACACCCTACCCCAAGGTCCTGAGTGCAAACCTCTGTCCGGCTGGatctctgccctctctccctcgCTGGCTCTTCCTCTACTGGCCTCGCCCTGCACACCCACATCCCCAGTCAAGGTCTACCTAGACTTGCTGTGGGCCGTTCTCACTCAGACAGGGGTCCCACCTCCAGGCACCCTCTCCTGAAgccccctgccactccccagtGGGTAACTCCGGGGAGCCTTCACTCAGCAGTTCAGGCCCGGCtggaggctccctgcccagggaaGAGGCCGGCTCCTCACCTGCGGCTCACAGCTGTTCCCTCTCTCAGCTCCATCCCCACTCACCCTTCCTCACAGTTTTGTCCTATTTCCTgggcctgcttcccctcctccccgggGGACCCACCATCCCAGATGAGGTTTCCGCATCTGTGCGGTCGCCCAGTCTCTCCGTGGCACCCACCCTCCTAGACGCCCCCAGACatcccgcgccccgccgccccggttCTCCAAGCGAAGACCGGGAGCCTGTGTCTGTCTCCCAACACCCATATCCAGGCAAGGCCACCCTGCCCTCCCCGAAAACCCACCGTGCACCAAGTCCAGCATCCCCGGAGCATCTGCTGTCTCTCGTCCAGATCCCCATTCTCTGCAAACCATCCTGTTCCCCAAACGGTCCACCGTCTACCGTTTCCTTAAAAGGGGGCCCTCGCCCTGCAAAGGAGCGCAGCACCGGGCAAGGAGTCTCCTGGCGGAGACGGCGGGCTTCCGGCCAAGACGTGAGCCCTGCGAGCCCATGTCCCCAGCCGCTCTATCCGGGGCCGCGCGACCCTGGAAAGTCACTCCTTTCCGGGCGCCCGCGGCCGCTCAGGGTGACGCTCGCCCAGCAGGGGGCAACAGCGAGCGCCGTACTCGCCTCCGACCTGCCCCCAGACCCCGCCCCGCGAGAACCGCCCCGGCTGCACCCGCGCCGGCTGTGCCCCGCGGGTCCGGGCTCCTACTGCGCCTGCGCAGACGCTCCTGCGGTCGGAAAGCGCGCCAGTCCCAGCGTGCACCGGGCTTGCGGCCGGGCCGGAAGGTCGTGCGGCTCTCTTCCCCGCCCCGGAAGATAAGGCGGCAGCCGCCGCCGCGTCCCCTCTTCCGGCCGCGCTCGGCAGCAGGTAGGACGTGGTTGTGGAGGGCGGCCCGGCGCCATCCGCCGCCATCCGCCGCCATCCGCCGCCCTGGGGGCCCGCTAGGCGCCCGGCGGGACCCTTGAGAGGGTTGGGGCGCACGGCCAGGGATGGGGGCGCGGAGGGGTCGGGACCTGGAGGGAGGCTCCCGGGGAGCTGGGACCCCGCGGCCAGGGTggcgggggcgcctgggcggcCTGGGCGCTGACCGCGAGTCGTCTCCAGACCGCTATGGGCCGCGTCATCCGTGGGCAGAGAAAGGGCGCCGGCTCCGTGTTCCGCGCGCACGTGAAGCACCGCAAGGGCGCTGCGCGTCTGCGCGCCGTGGACTTCGCCGAGCGGCACGGCTACATCAAGGGCATCGTGAAGGTGCGGGGAGCCCCCGTCCCGGGCGGTGGAGGACCCGGGGAGCCCCGCGCGGACCCGCCGCTCATGCTGCCTCGGCCCGCAGGACATCATCCACGACCCGGGCCGCGGGGCACCCCTCGCCAAGGTCGTCTTCCGGGATCCGTACCGGTTTAAGAAGCGGACGGAGCTGTTCATCGCCGCCGAGGGCATCCACACTGGCCAGTTCGTGTACTGCGGCAAGAAAGGTGAGGCTCTTGTCGGGACGGGGGTCGGGGTGGGTCGGGGACGGGTCCtggcctggtgggggggggggcgcgggggggcgcgtgCCCTGGCGCAGAGGAACGTACGGGCGGAGCTCAGGACCTTGGGGTAGGGTGTTTGCTAGCACCAGCCTGGTCAGGTAGGCCTGGGACGTGTTGGGCGCCGGTCGCTGCGGAAGAAGGCTGCAGGGAGCCGAGCTCCTGACCGGGGCGCTTCTCCTCGCAGCCCAGCTCAACATAGGCAATGTGCTCCCGGTGGGCACTATGCCCGAGGGCACCATCGTGTGCTGTCTGGAGGAGAAGCCTGGTGACAGGGGCAAGTTGGCCCGAGCCTCCGGGAACTACGCGACTGTCATCTCCCACAACCCGGAGACCAAGAAGACCCGAGTGAAGCTGCCGTCCGGTTCAAAGAAGGTCATTTCTTCCGCCAACAGAGCCGTGGTGGGTGAGTGGCGGCGGAGTCGGGCGCGATGGGTTTGCCTGTGAGCAGTGAGCGGCGGGACCCGGGCTGCTACCCTGTGGGGTGGGTTCAGCGGGTCTCTCCGTCGCTGGTTGGGAGGTGGGTGAGGCCGGACCCCGATTCGTTAGGCAGACTTCTCTGGGCTCTGGCTTCACCCGGGATTCCACACTTGCTTCTCCTACACCCATGGGGTTAATAGTCTTTTTAGGGGCGGGTGACTTTCTTTAAGCTACCTGGTAATTACTTTAAGGGGATTTGAaacctggtttgtttgttttgctattctGGCAACTTTGAATTGTGGCAAACCCGAAGAATAGTTTCGTTATttaagatttaacttttttttaaaggcttattttttaacttttttaaagatgttgtttactcatgagagatacacagcagagggagaagcaggttccatgcagggagcccgatgtgggactcaatcccaggagctcaggatcacgccctgggccgaaggcaggcgctaaaccactgagccacccagggatccccctaaaaggTTCACTTGAGAGAGTACACACACAAGCTGGGgagtaagggcagagggagagaatattcaaGCACTTTCCGCCCTTTAATCTGCAATtagtgagatcatgaccagatCCAAGAGCTGGACACCCACCCCACTCAGTTACCGAGGTTCCCCAGCCAAGGAACGTTCTTGAGTATATGCTTACAAAATAGGTAAAACTGGTTGCTGTACGTGACTGACTGGGTCAGCCTTCCTGTTGGCATTTGGAGGTTAGAGCGAGTGACCTGCCCACCAAGACAGGTCAAAGTTGGAGGCCTTCCTGGAGAGTCATGGGTCAAGTTAGCTGTTACAGACGTTGTGGGCAGAGCCCTGGCTTGACTGCCCCAGCAATCCTCAAGAAACTTGAGGTCATTTGCTAGGCTGCAGGG comes from Canis lupus familiaris isolate Mischka breed German Shepherd chromosome 13, alternate assembly UU_Cfam_GSD_1.0, whole genome shotgun sequence and encodes:
- the RPL8 gene encoding 60S ribosomal protein L8: MGRVIRGQRKGAGSVFRAHVKHRKGAARLRAVDFAERHGYIKGIVKDIIHDPGRGAPLAKVVFRDPYRFKKRTELFIAAEGIHTGQFVYCGKKAQLNIGNVLPVGTMPEGTIVCCLEEKPGDRGKLARASGNYATVISHNPETKKTRVKLPSGSKKVISSANRAVVGVVAGGGRIDKPILKAGRAYHKYKAKRNCWPRVRGVAMNPVEHPFGGGNHQHIGKPSTIRRDAPAGRKVGLIAARRTGRLRGTKTVQEKEN